A genomic window from Methanomassiliicoccales archaeon includes:
- a CDS encoding aldehyde dehydrogenase family protein, with the protein MTFTNEKTFENALKAKKIEEVHLAYEEALDSTPLGVSFPNIIGGVEREAQGGFEDRSPIDRSILLGRFPRSTSHDVNEAVRAAGEAFKEWSETDWHLRVSIFKKIASIMRNEKFLLAAAVTLDNGKNRYEAVADVDEAIDFIEFYCDQMVRHDGFVVETLMAYEGEKSLSVMRPYGVWAVICPFNFPAAITTGMATAAMITGNTVVIKPSSLAPLPVYMICQIMRLAGLPPGVINFVAGPGAEVGDALIHHPGVSGIVFTGSKEIGYSIIHSSINPWPRPVIAEMGGKNAIIVSSKADLDDAVDGVVSSAFGYGGQKCSACSRVIVFEDVADAFIKKMIKKTQALKIGDPRERDVFLGPVISEKAANDFVKFADIAKADGKILAGGSRITGGIFDRGHYVEPTIVADLPNDHFLIRNELFLPFLCVQRVPNLEEAVRRANEVEYGLTGGIFTTDEGEIDYYFDHTEAGVLYANRRRGGSTGAMVGAQPFGGWKASGSTGKGAGGPYYLIQFMREQSRTRCEKV; encoded by the coding sequence ATGACTTTTACAAATGAAAAGACTTTTGAAAACGCACTCAAGGCGAAAAAAATTGAGGAGGTTCACCTGGCGTATGAAGAAGCACTTGATTCAACGCCACTCGGTGTTTCGTTTCCAAATATCATAGGCGGAGTTGAGAGAGAAGCGCAGGGGGGTTTTGAGGACAGGAGTCCGATTGATCGTTCAATCCTGCTCGGCCGTTTTCCACGCTCTACATCTCATGATGTGAACGAAGCTGTCAGGGCCGCTGGTGAAGCATTCAAGGAATGGTCGGAGACTGACTGGCACCTACGGGTTTCTATATTCAAAAAAATTGCTAGCATCATGAGAAATGAGAAGTTCTTGCTTGCTGCGGCTGTGACACTCGATAATGGTAAGAACAGGTATGAGGCGGTGGCTGATGTCGATGAGGCGATCGATTTCATCGAATTCTACTGCGACCAAATGGTTCGTCATGACGGTTTCGTCGTCGAGACACTGATGGCTTACGAGGGCGAAAAATCGCTGAGCGTCATGCGCCCATATGGAGTATGGGCGGTTATCTGCCCTTTCAATTTTCCAGCTGCTATCACAACGGGCATGGCGACGGCCGCGATGATCACTGGGAACACCGTCGTCATTAAGCCGTCGTCATTAGCACCACTTCCGGTCTATATGATCTGTCAGATCATGCGGCTTGCCGGATTACCTCCCGGTGTAATCAATTTCGTTGCTGGCCCAGGTGCGGAAGTGGGAGATGCTTTAATCCACCATCCTGGGGTAAGTGGAATCGTCTTTACGGGGTCAAAGGAAATCGGATACAGCATCATCCATTCTTCAATCAATCCATGGCCGAGACCTGTTATTGCTGAGATGGGCGGCAAGAATGCGATCATTGTCTCTTCGAAGGCAGACCTTGATGACGCTGTCGATGGTGTTGTGTCCTCAGCTTTCGGGTACGGTGGACAGAAGTGCAGCGCCTGTTCACGGGTCATCGTGTTCGAGGATGTTGCTGATGCGTTTATCAAAAAAATGATCAAAAAGACACAAGCGCTCAAGATCGGGGATCCGAGAGAACGCGATGTTTTTCTTGGACCCGTCATTAGTGAGAAAGCGGCTAACGATTTCGTCAAGTTTGCAGATATCGCAAAGGCTGACGGAAAAATCCTTGCCGGCGGGTCGAGAATTACTGGTGGCATTTTTGACAGGGGCCACTATGTCGAGCCAACGATTGTTGCAGATCTCCCCAACGATCACTTCCTTATTAGGAATGAGCTCTTCCTCCCTTTCCTGTGCGTGCAACGAGTTCCGAACCTAGAGGAAGCGGTGAGAAGAGCAAATGAGGTTGAGTATGGTCTTACGGGAGGGATTTTTACAACCGATGAGGGGGAGATTGATTATTACTTCGATCACACTGAGGCAGGGGTACTTTATGCAAATAGAAGGCGGGGTGGCTCGACGGGTGCGATGGTTGGCGCCCAGCCTTTTGGCGGTTGGAAAGCGAGTGGATCAACTGGAAAAGGTGCTGGTGGTCCTTACTACCTTATCCAATTCATGAGGGAGCAGAGCAGGACACGGTGCGAAAAAGTGTGA